Below is a genomic region from Pleuronectes platessa chromosome 2, fPlePla1.1, whole genome shotgun sequence.
GGTTGGGGGTGCGGGTGGGGGTTCTTGGGCATATGGACGTGGTTCGCAGCACGGCTGGTTCTCTACTTTGGCTACGTTGCGACCCTGGCATAACCGCCGATGCCGCAAAAGCCGGTCTGTCCGAGAAAAGTTCTTGAAACACAAATTGGACACTTCAAGTTAATGTGGGAGTTAATGTGTTTAAATAGCATTAAGAGAAATGAACAATAAAGACAAAACTAATCTTCATGTTGCAATTTCTGGTAACAATTCAGAATACCTGAAATGTTAGATTAGGGTCAATTGACTTTCTGTCATTCCATTCATACATACCTGCTGGCACCGTTCACACTGGTAAGGCTTCTCCCCACTGTGGACACGCTTGTGTCTCTCAAGGTGGTAGCGCTGGATAAACCTCATATCGCACATGTCACAAGCAAATGGCTTCTCTCctacaagagcacacacacacatacagtcaaTGCATCAATTTTAGCGTCTTGTACCAACACAAAGGGTGCAACTTTCTAATCTGACTTTGCAGAATACATTTTCCAACACAGTTGGAACAACACTGTCCTAACAGTACATTTTACGTGTAGTTTCAGCAAATGGATATTCTACAAGGCCTCGTCATCAACTCATTATGTGTAGATCAGAGTGGAATTTCTTGTTTTCATGGCTTAGATGTACATAACATAGAAGCCCCTTAAAACTGGGGCAAGTATTTTGAGGCTGGTTCAACATCCCATCAAATGACTTGACGACCCAAACTCGAGTTTGTTGTGACCCCGTTCTGTTGCAAGCGCCAGAGCCTTTTTCAGTAAAATGAGGGTACGGTGAAGGAACGCATACCCGTATGAGTGAGGCTGTGTCTCTCCAGGTGGTTACGCTGAATAAACCTCATGTCACACATGGAACAAGCATACGGCTtcacccctacacacacagagcaatatATATTAGCCCTACCAGCCACATGTGCAATATATACAACTGTAAAGTTAAAGGTAGCACTAAAACACTGCTAATAACTCTTTTAATTGTAAGTATTTTATGTGCATTTACCTATGTTGAAATGTTCAAACATGCAACTAAAAATACAGCTGACCTCAATTTTCTaaacaaaatatgaaatgtaacatgtcaggatttaaaacaaaagaaacaggaCTTGTTATATGTGCTGTGTGTTTGGTCtaaataatcatttaaatcCTCACTTGACACTGCAAAAACCTACTATACCATTTCAGCGTTCTCTAATCCATTACATCTAAATTTACAAATTGTCTCTGGAGATTAACTTTTCTAAAGCCGTTTCTACTTTTAAGATGGAGTAGAAAGATATAAAAACGTCACAAACTAATGAAATCATTTCAATATCAATTGATAAATGGTTGAAATACAGTAGTGGCCCATTTTTAGTAGGGTAGGAGTAACTTTATGCGCTTTTAATGCATATTGAATTTCAAGAGTCTGGATTTATAAGAAATGTGCTTTTCTGTTTAtgcataaaatattaaaatacactttttttattattattattataagaatTGCAGCCTGGGCAGAGTAAGGACCAGTGTTCCAAAGCAGAACTGGAGTCAATTAAAAAAACCATCCAACCAACAAAATCGCAACTGTATCCTTTGCTTTCTTCACATTTTAGTGGTTCAAAACATCTGATCAACACAAGGCTTGATCAACAATAAACATCTAACCAAATGGATTAACTGGAATTTAAAACCGGATTATTGACTTTTAGATCCTCACCTACAGGAGAATGAGTTTGAGCAAACCCATGGGTGTGCAACACACAATAGATTCACACTGTCTGCAATTCTAGAGAACAACTATAACAATAATATATTAGGTAATAGGAACAAACCTGCACAcccaacaaaatacaaaaacttttttttctttttctagccATAGAAGCGTATCCCTCATATTAGCACAATTTAAGGTAACTGTTGATCTGTATCATGTGAGAAGGGTCGGTGCACGGACCCATACCCGTATGAGTGAGGCTGTGTCTCGCCAGGTGGTAGCGCTGAACAAACCTCATGTCACACATGGGACAAGCAAAAGGTTTCACACCTGAATGTAGAGCATCAATACATTATTTTCAGGActttagtttctgtttcacaATCCATCAATCAGTTATGTACTTGAAACATCTAATTACAATTGATGGGTTGTTAACCACTTGAGAAATTTTTCCAAAAAGTAAGCATATTGACTTAATATTTGTTTCTCCAAATCCAATTAAAAAGGCATCAAACTGAGTTGTCAAATTAGTAATCCACTACTTAACACATCACATgagctgatgatgtcacagtccTGTATTCATTTTACATGTAAAGGTTTTACTTCAATGTTTCATTTACGTATATGTTGTGTGATACTATTGATCAAGacaaaagtaacatttatttttacagatTATTAATAATAGCCTCAGACAGTTAAACTTGTATCTGGCATAATGTAAAGACAGTCTGATTTCAGTGACATGGGTAGGGTGGGCGGACGCATACCCAAATGAGTGAGGCTGTGTCTCGCCAGGTGGTAGCGCTGAAAAAACCTCTTGTCACACATGGTGCAAGCGTAAGGTTTCACACCTAAACGCAAAGTAGCAATATTATATTACTTTACCTCACTTTGCATTCTTTACCATAAATACCTGCTCTATTGGTTATTAACCACATATGTGCCAATTATTGCCAAAACATGAAGATATTTCAAAGGCTTCCATTCTGCAACACTTAATTTGACCAAAACAGCTACAATAGTCATTTTTTAAGCTATATAAGAAATACAATTGATTGACTATCATTAGAGTTCCAATAACAATCATTCAATACCTTTAACGTaccttgtttaaacagcttATTGACTCAGGGAGAATTTAAATCATGTTAATAAATAACCATGTATTTGGGTCTTTGAAATTACCTACGACTGAGCAACTTAACTCCAGCAAATGTTTCATGTTCGATTTATCTTTACCACGGATGAATGAGCCTATTAAAAGAGGGTTGCGGAATACTTTTTTGAAAAGCTATTTTCTATGAATTGTGATAACATGGAGTTGAATTTAAAAAGCAAAGGATGAAGCcaaatgtgtttgtgctgctaGTTTTTAGGCTtttcaattaattattttttgaaGGTGCCAATTGTCCAAGTGGGAATGTATTAATTCTAACTACATTATTCTAATTGTAACAGAAATGTCCTTCACAAAGTAAATTCTTGGTGCttgaaatgtttacaaaaaaatacttaatgtACGCTCTCTTATATCAAACTTCTACTTTGAAACCGGTTGAGCTGCTGATATTGGCACAATAAAGACTAAGTAATAATGATCTAAAAAATGTGAGAAGGGCAAATGCACCGATGCATACCCGTATGAGTGAGGCTGTGTCTCGCCAGGTGGTAACGCTGAACAAACCTCATGTCACACATGGTACAAGCAAAAGGTTTCACACCTAAACGCAGAGCATTAGGGTATTATTTTCAGACTTGAAACTTCTTTTGTGTTCACAATCCATCAATAACAAATACACACCTAGCAACTATAAAGAATTGATGGGTTGTTAACCTCTTTTTAGTTCTATGAAAATGTCTTTGGGAAATTATTgctcattgtttttttccccctccaaaTCCAATAAAGAATACTTCGAATTCCCACATccacaaataaacacatcacATGAGCTGATGATGCTGCAGTCCTGTCTTTACACACTAGGACTTAATGGTTGCTTTTGCTTCATGTTAGTGAGGCTTGACCAAGAAATGGTTCTACTGATAAGTTCAAAAGATAATTGACAATTTATTTAAATGCCTGATTTTGTATCTGGCATAATGTAAAGACAGTCTGATTTCAGTGACATGGGTAAGGTGGGCGGACGCATACCCAAATGAGTGAGGCTGTGTCTCGCCAGGTGGTAGCGCTGAAAAAACCTCTTGTCACACATGGTGCAAGCATAAGGTTTCACACCTAAATGTAAAGTAGCAATATTATATTACTTGGCCTCACTTTCCATTTGtttaaatttagaaattaaTATATATGCTATTGGTTATTAACCACACAATTGCCAATTCATGCAAAAAACTGAACACTTTCAAAACAATCCTCTATCCTTGTTGTGTTGTAGTTAGCAACAAACATCAGAAGAACAAAAGAATGATTGACAGTTAAGCTGCTTTTCTCACATAATGATACAGACTCTGAAACTACTATATTAAAACTTACTACATCTTAATATTTGCCCTAAACATAACAGTTATACGACTGAAGTGTTCACTGTGCACACTGATTCCTAACACTGGATGTCATGGGCACGGTGCACGGACCCATACCCGTATGAGTGAGGCTGTGTCTCGCCAGGTGGTAACGCTGAAAAAACTTCATGTCACACATGGTGCAAGCATAAGGTTTCACACCTGAATGCAGAGCATCAGAAACATTAATTTTGTGTCTCTGCcactaataaaataaatgatagaataaaataaataaatctgtacTTAATCATTGAAGAATACCAGTCTGCACTAAATTGATATCTGTGGTTAATAACCAATGTTAAACCCTAAATTTACTTACAAGAGTACAATATAACATGACAAGTTATAAATTACAAAATTCCCAGAAATCTTAAATCCATTTACACAATACATGAGATGATGTCATTTAGTGGCCTTTAACAATTAAAGTATACCTGATCCATCATAATCtgtgtatgaataaatatatttttaatgttaGAACGAGCATTCAGATGTTGAAGCATCCTAATTTTGTGACTGGTTTAAGATTAGCAAACGCATACCCATATGAGTGAGGCTGTGTCTCGCCAGGTGGTAGCGCTGAAAAAACCTCTTGTCACACATGGTGCAAGCGTACGGCTTCACCCCTATGCACACAAAGTACCAACTTTAGCATTTAGAGATTCAACTGCCAAAAATGATCACTGCTAAACTTTACTAAATGCTTAGTAAAGTTTGGTAGCACTCGTCAGCGCTTTGTTTACACTGGAAAATCCAGCATGCTTCAGATAACTGCTATTccaattggaaattaatttttACATCTAATTGAAGAAACCATTACTGCTGAAGATAGATGGACGAAAGTTCAGATTcgggaaaaaaaatattgtgtaGACCGCAACATGAGCTTTTTTTCAAAACTAAAAACCAAATGACCAGACAATCAATTGAGGCAAAATCGAGGTCCCTAATGGACAAAATCCAGCAAGCACAAAAGGCATGTCATCTTTTTGAATGACACCAATAGGTGCTTGTGTTCATGTAATTTCCACTAAAGATTTTGTCACAAAAGGTTTGGTCACGCTGATCACAGAGGTTAGACAATTTTAGGCAGTTGGTAAACAGCTATGAACAACAGATTAAAGGGACACATTATGCCTATTTCAAACTCTATATTTTTATACAGGAACTATATCAGCGTACCAGAGTTCTGTCTTTCAGTCACAATGTGCATGTAATCATTTTTCTGTACATTACCATTAATAGTTGTTTCTGTGGGAAATGCAATATAGCACAGAATTAAGTTATCAACGGAAAATACAATGCTAATGTTGCAGGTAGAATGTTATTCTACTGTCGCAGAAAATTATTAAAGTGTGGATATTCCCATGTTTGAGAACTGCTGGATTACCATATAAGAAATAATTACTTTAAGCTGACCCATGTTTAATATGGATATTGTAACACAAgataagaaaataagaaaaaagcaTAATGGGTCCCCTTTAATATCAGACATTGGTTTGCAGAGCAACTCTGATTTGAATTGATTTATAGTGACAGACAATACTCAGAAATCATCATACAGAAGATAGACTAACAACTTTGCTCTCACTTCAAATCTAAAAATATTATACTGTCATATTGTCAATACACAAATATAATAGgtaaaataaaactattcaTAAAAGAGGATCATGTGTTATTTCTTCATCTTTACTTTGAATGTGAAATGACACAATGACTCGATGTTTGgcctaaatataaaacataagtCCCATAAACATCAGCTGAAACCCTGCAGTGTTTTTACCCCACACAGGTGAGCTGCAGGCTGTGACACAGATGCAGCTGCTCCACAGTGAACACCTTTCTTGACCCAGTTTGACGCAGTTTTTGGACAAAGTTGATCTTTGCTCACACAACTTTAATTTGCATTAATAATGTGAACGTGTAATTTAAGATGGGGAATGGACGACTCCAATTGACCTCAGTCATAAGGGtattcaaattatccttttagTCAAGTATCAAGTAGAAAAATAGGAAAGATCTTAATGTGCAGTTACGCTTTAAACTGCAGGTCACAGATACTTTGACACCTTTTAGGTGTTCCTCTTTTCAATTATACTTTTTGTTCATTGTTTATTAATCATGTAGGCAATAAAGTTAgaatttaaaatgattaattatGCAATACTGTATTGTGTCAAGGCAGAAACTTGCAGCAGATTTTAGTTGATTCAAAGACAAAGTAAACATGTctgtaatgtaaatgtattaaTGCTTGCAGAAATCTAAAACCTGAACAATTATAAGCAATATATcttaataaaactacaaaccaAAGTGAAGAAACTTTTTGCTTAATGGTCATCATGTCATTTCATTGTCAAAGTCTTTGCAGTATCACATTATTATGCACATGCTTATGAAGCTCCTTGTAAATGTGACATGAAACATCATCACTTGTCAATACGGTGACATAAAGCAATACAAACTCGAGTTTGAAGCAGCCATGTAAACATTAATGTGGGCACATGCTGGAGCAAAGTACAGGAGAAAGAGGGTTCAGATAATACGTACCTGTGTGAGTGAGACTGTGTCTTTCCAGCTGGTACCGTTGTATAAACCTCATGTCACACATGGTACAAGCATATGGCTTCACCCCTAAACAGAGCACAAGAAAGTTAGATGTACTTCAATACACTGACGAAGTTCAACCATAATGATAGGATTTCAGGTTTGCATGCTGTGTTACAAAGTTGCATTACACTGAAGATTTCAAGAACCAGCCGAACCAAGAGTCATGGTAAATCATAATTCAGAAAAAAACGGGTTTACAGTTTGCTATTGAGACAACCTTGTGTATTATTCAGTGACCTGCTCACTTAAAATGCTTTTCAGTGTAATGCTCCTTTTAATATCTATGTAATATAATGCTCAACATGCAGCAGGACCATTACAGTGTTAATCAGAAACTGATCAGAGAGTCACTTTCTCAGTGGACAGATTTCCAACAAAGCCTAAAATATTATCtattaaacatttttgaaaGGGAAGTCAATTTACCAACAATGGCGTATTATGGAATCAAATATAGAGGGAGTTATCAATACAACAATCATGTGGAGTTTTATATCAAAGGTTTCATTCTGAAAGGGGAACAATTAATTCAAGCATACCCGTGTGAGTGAGGCTGTGTCTTGCCAAATGGTAACGCTGGAAGAACCTCATGTCACACATGGAGCAAGCGTATGGCTTCACCCCTAAACGCATACAGTACCAAACTTTAGAAAAGACTTCTCATCAACTATATACACAACATTTGTCATTTTACACACGAGTCAGTGTTATGTCATTGCAAGGTCTATGTATGTTCATGACTAACTAGTCTATATATACACAAGACATAAAATGTGTCAACCCAAAAAGCAGTTAGCaaatagagaaaagaaaaagctacAAGTTTTCTAATCTTACATAATCAAGAATATTGAGTagcacaaattacaatttactaAAGTCTCACAGGTAGGCAAGGCCTACACACAAGTGAGAGGGATAAGTAAAACTTATACCCGTGTGGGTGAGAGTGTGTCTTGCCAGGTGGTATCTCTGGAAAAATCTCATGTCACACATGGAGCAAGCATATGGCTTcacccctgcacacacagagcaaagtattttgtaaaaacaacacagtgaaCTGAACAGGACACACTCACTTATATCATGTATCCAGACATGCCAAACACAGTGGCACTTACATTACTCAACACTACATTATATTACTAACATTGTCTTATCTCTCTGCAGGCTCTATAATGCTGACATGCATTGAAAAGGCTGAAAGTGTTTATTGGTATTAATGGTATTACTACAGATCACAATGCTGCCTTAAAGCGTAAAGTCAAAACCAAAAGGCATCTTCAGCATGCCCCAGTGTTAACGTCGGCTATATGCCTCTGTGCATTTTAAAAACTAGACTCAAATCAATATATAACAAAGTGAAAGATAAACTTCAGTACACTGGATATTTGGGCTCTAAGGTAACAAAGGGACAGATACACTTCAGTAAACTGGGTATTTGGGCTCTAAGGTAACAAAGAAGGGCAAACCCATACCCGTGTGAGTGAGGCTGTGTCTTGCCAAGTGGTAGCGTTGGAAAAATCTCATGTCACACATGGAGCAAGCGTATGGCTTCACCCCTACACACaaaaagtatgtaaatataagaaacagaaaaataagttTCAACAAATATCCATCAACTCTTCCTTTCAAATAAATCTTGCTTCTACATTAAACCATCAGCCAAAGTAGAAAAGTCATCAGGGGTTGTTGTGTATTTAGGTGCTGCACAATATATGCATGTATTTACATGAGGAGCTtaaaaaagttttgttttcttaCAATCAAAACATGTCTGGATACATCTTTATGTTTATGAAAATGTGAATGTTAGCGGGTAGCCAGCCTAAATCTCAGTTTTTACTGCCGAGTTAAAAAATTCTCTCTATCAAGTGCTTTGTGATAatatatgttgtgatttggcaatataaaaataaaactgttttgaAATGTTACTTTTGAAACAGCACAATCTAATGAACTCAAATAAGCAGACGCATACCAGTATGAGTGAGGCTGTGTCTTGCCAGATGGTAACGTTGGAAGAACCTCATGTCACACATGGAGCAAGCGTAGGGCTTCACCCCTACATACACAAAGTATCGGCAGATTAGCTATGACGATCCTTTTGCGTCAAAGGCACACATCAGTCAGAGAAGTTACACAACTCGGACCTTGTAAATATTATACATTCTAATCAAGCTTCATGCAAAGGAGCAATTTGTTTTGACTCCAATTGGTAAACGTGTCTTCTGTTATGGGGTGCATTCGTTTTCAAATTATCCACAATACATCATGAAACAGAACAGCAACACAATATATGAGCCAAGCGTGTTTAAAAAGGAGTCAGCATCGAAATAGCACAAAAAGCTTAAGACGGTGATCATACTGGGCAGCTGAAGTCGAAACATTAGCAAACTTTTACACCACTCAACATCAGCTTAACATCTATATGGTGCACATCAATTTAACTTATGGTGGCATATGATTCTTTCAAATGTTACAAGTTTTTTCTAGTACTCAACTAGCACGACTTTCAAACGCTTCCAATCTGATCTCCGCCATTAACAGCAGAAGTAACTGCTTCAAGCAATCGcacaatgaataaaatataaatcttaATTTAAAAAGCCAGACAATTAAAGTTTAGAAACAAGAGTTGTGCAGCCAATAGTTTGCATGTAAAATAAGTGTGGACATCAAAGGACTATTCCCATAATATACCATGGCCTCAGTTAACCCGCTACTGCAACATGACTGGTCACTGCAGGAATAACAACAAAACCGTTGCCCaccattaaacatttattttaaattatttggtATTTTGTAAAAAATAGAAAGAATTATTTTCCAAAATCCAGAGTGAGCTTTTCTCCTGAAGAATTAGATCCTTCAAACAACAGTATTTTGACCACTCAACCCCATCTCCTATCCTTTGGCTTTGAAACCATGCTGCTTCCTTCAAAAGTACTCAAAGCTCCTCAACCACAGTAatagaaatgaataaataagctGTCTGAACTCTTCAGCTCTGCGAAcaagtcagcagcagcagcaactatTAACCAATAAAATAAACGAATAGAAAAAATTGTGTCTAACAGCAATGGTACAAGATGGATAATACACTTTGAGGGGTCCACAGGAAAAGGTATTTATTAAACTTGTATGGTAAAATGGCCAATGATTCTACATGTCTATTTTGTCTGGATTTCCAAATATAAAGATACATGAATCTGATTAAATAAATCTGGATAAAACTTTTGCTTAGGAAAAGGTGACGTTAAATGCAGCCTCTCCTTAGTAAGAAATAGTGATCTAGACAAGACTAGGTAAATAAATTAAGTTTCTTAACTTGAACTGGGTACGGTTAATGGACGCATACCCGTATGAGTGAGTCTGTGTCTCTCCAGGTGGTAACGCTGGAAAAACCTCATGTCACACATGGAACAAGCGTACGGCTtcacccctacacacacagagcataaAATTATTAGCTATTCAGTCTATCAAATAAGtgaaaatgtgacaaaaaaacata
It encodes:
- the znf740a gene encoding gastrula zinc finger protein XlCGF57.1 isoform X33: MSHLPSSSVRDHMKWAGLLGCEAVLSSMALMQASSMAAPPKKMMAPLGHVPQQREGHDRGPQSHMILPSGMSCPPLLIRKEGEYQAPRLLDEKEMRANEDMQQKKKNRKSVTPCKVREQEGRGGKGTGGDENGPSSKVQKNFICDHCYGAFRSGYHLKRHILIHTGEKPYACAICDMRFIQRYHLERHSLIHTEVCTVGVKPYACSMCDMRFFQRYHLERHRLTHTGMRPLTVPSSRVKPYACSMCDMRFFQRYHLARHSLTHTGVKPYACSMCDMRFFQRYHLARHSLTHTGVKPYACSMCDMRFFQRYHLARHTLTHTGVKPYACSMCDMRFFQRYHLARHSLTHTGVKPYACTMCDMRFIQRYQLERHSLTHTGVKPYACTMCDKRFFQRYHLARHSLTHMGVKPYACTMCDKRFFQRYHLARHSLTHLGVKPFACPMCDMRFVQRYHLARHSLTHTGVKPYACSMCDMRFIQRNHLERHSLTHTGEKPFACDMCDMRFIQRYHLERHKRVHSGEKPYQCERCQQNFSRTDRLLRHRRLCQGRNVAKVENQPCCEPRPYAQEPPPAPPTWSPLHPPPGRLAV
- the znf740a gene encoding gastrula zinc finger protein XlCGF57.1 isoform X21, coding for MSHLPSSSVRDHMKWAGLLGCEAVLSSMALMQASSMAAPPKKMMAPLGHVPQQREGHDRGPQSHMILPSGMSCPPLLIRKEGEYQAPRLLDEKEMRANEDMQQKKKNRKSVTPCKVREQEGRGGKGTGGDENGPSSKVQKNFICDHCYGAFRSGYHLKRHILIHTGEKPYACAICDMRFIQRYHLERHSLIHTEVCTVGVKPYACSMCDMRFFQRYHLERHRLTHTGMRPLTVPSSRVKPYACSMCDMRFFQRYHLARHSLTHTGVKPYACSMCDMRFFQRYHLARHSLTHTGVKPYACSMCDMRFFQRYHLARHTLTHTGVKPYACSMCDMRFFQRYHLARHSLTHTGVKPYACTMCDMRFIQRYQLERHSLTHTGVKPYACTMCDKRFFQRYHLARHSLTHMGVKPFACTMCDMRFVQRYHLARHSLTHTGVKPYACTMCDKRFFQRYHLARHSLTHLGVKPFACPMCDMRFVQRYHLARHSLTHTGVKPYACSMCDMRFIQRNHLERHSLTHTGEKPFACDMCDMRFIQRYHLERHKRVHSGEKPYQCERCQQNFSRTDRLLRHRRLCQGRNVAKVENQPCCEPRPYAQEPPPAPPTWSPLHPPPGRLAV
- the znf740a gene encoding gastrula zinc finger protein XlCGF57.1 isoform X12 produces the protein MSHLPSSSVRDHMKWAGLLGCEAVLSSMALMQASSMAAPPKKMMAPLGHVPQQREGHDRGPQSHMILPSGMSCPPLLIRKEGEYQAPRLLDEKEMRANEDMQQKKKNRKSVTPCKVREQEGRGGKGTGGDENGPSSKVQKNFICDHCYGAFRSGYHLKRHILIHTGEKPYACAICDMRFIQRYHLERHSLIHTEVCTVGVKPYACSMCDMRFFQRYHLERHRLTHTGMRPLTVPSSRVKPYACSMCDMRFFQRYHLARHSLTHTGVKPYACSMCDMRFFQRYHLARHTLTHTGVKPYACSMCDMRFFQRYHLARHSLTHTGVKPYACTMCDMRFIQRYQLERHSLTHTGVKPYACTMCDKRFFQRYHLARHSLTHMGVKPYACTMCDMKFFQRYHLARHSLTHTGVKPYACTMCDKRFFQRYHLARHSLTHLGVKPFACTMCDMRFVQRYHLARHSLTHTGVKPYACTMCDKRFFQRYHLARHSLTHLGVKPFACPMCDMRFVQRYHLARHSLTHTGVKPYACSMCDMRFIQRNHLERHSLTHTGEKPFACDMCDMRFIQRYHLERHKRVHSGEKPYQCERCQQNFSRTDRLLRHRRLCQGRNVAKVENQPCCEPRPYAQEPPPAPPTWSPLHPPPGRLAV
- the znf740a gene encoding gastrula zinc finger protein XlCGF58.1 isoform X2, with protein sequence MSHLPSSSVRDHMKWAGLLGCEAVLSSMALMQASSMAAPPKKMMAPLGHVPQQREGHDRGPQSHMILPSGMSCPPLLIRKEGEYQAPRLLDEKEMRANEDMQQKKKNRKSVTPCKVREQEGRGGKGTGGDENGPSSKVQKNFICDHCYGAFRSGYHLKRHILIHTGEKPYACAICDMRFIQRYHLERHSLIHTGVKPYACSMCDMRFFQRYHLERHRLTHTGMRPLTVPSSRVKPYACSMCDMRFFQRYHLARHSLTHTGVKPYACSMCDMRFFQRYHLARHSLTHTGVKPYACSMCDMRFFQRYHLARHTLTHTGVKPYACSMCDMRFFQRYHLARHSLTHTGVKPYACTMCDMRFIQRYQLERHSLTHTGVKPYACTMCDKRFFQRYHLARHSLTHMGVKPYACTMCDMKFFQRYHLARHSLTHTGVKPYACTMCDKRFFQRYHLARHSLTHLGVKPFACTMCDMRFVQRYHLARHSLTHTGVKPYACTMCDKRFFQRYHLARHSLTHLGVKPFACPMCDMRFVQRYHLARHSLTHTGVKPYACSMCDMRFIQRNHLERHSLTHTGEKPFACDMCDMRFIQRYHLERHKRVHSGEKPYQCERCQQNFSRTDRLLRHRRLCQGRNVAKVENQPCCEPRPYAQEPPPAPPTWSPLHPPPGRLAV
- the znf740a gene encoding gastrula zinc finger protein XlCGF57.1 isoform X26 — protein: MSHLPSSSVRDHMKWAGLLGCEAVLSSMALMQASSMAAPPKKMMAPLGHVPQQREGHDRGPQSHMILPSGMSCPPLLIRKEGEYQAPRLLDEKEMRANEDMQQKKKNRKSVTPCKVREQEGRGGKGTGGDENGPSSKVQKNFICDHCYGAFRSGYHLKRHILIHTGEKPYACAICDMRFIQRYHLERHSLIHTEVCTVGVKPYACSMCDMRFFQRYHLERHRLTHTGVKPYACSMCDMRFFQRYHLARHTLTHTGVKPYACSMCDMRFFQRYHLARHSLTHTGVKPYACTMCDMRFIQRYQLERHSLTHTGVKPYACTMCDKRFFQRYHLARHSLTHMGVKPYACTMCDMKFFQRYHLARHSLTHTGVKPYACTMCDKRFFQRYHLARHSLTHLGVKPFACTMCDMRFVQRYHLARHSLTHTGVKPYACTMCDKRFFQRYHLARHSLTHLGVKPFACPMCDMRFVQRYHLARHSLTHTGVKPYACSMCDMRFIQRNHLERHSLTHTGEKPFACDMCDMRFIQRYHLERHKRVHSGEKPYQCERCQQNFSRTDRLLRHRRLCQGRNVAKVENQPCCEPRPYAQEPPPAPPTWSPLHPPPGRLAV
- the znf740a gene encoding gastrula zinc finger protein XlCGF57.1 isoform X16 translates to MSHLPSSSVRDHMKWAGLLGCEAVLSSMALMQASSMAAPPKKMMAPLGHVPQQREGHDRGPQSHMILPSGMSCPPLLIRKEGEYQAPRLLDEKEMRANEDMQQKKKNRKSVTPCKVREQEGRGGKGTGGDENGPSSKVQKNFICDHCYGAFRSGYHLKRHILIHTGEKPYACAICDMRFIQRYHLERHSLIHTGVKPYACSMCDMRFFQRYHLARHSLTHTGVKPYACSMCDMRFFQRYHLARHSLTHTGVKPYACSMCDMRFFQRYHLARHTLTHTGVKPYACSMCDMRFFQRYHLARHSLTHTGVKPYACTMCDMRFIQRYQLERHSLTHTGVKPYACTMCDKRFFQRYHLARHSLTHMGVKPYACTMCDMKFFQRYHLARHSLTHTGVKPYACTMCDKRFFQRYHLARHSLTHLGVKPFACTMCDMRFVQRYHLARHSLTHTGVKPYACTMCDKRFFQRYHLARHSLTHLGVKPFACPMCDMRFVQRYHLARHSLTHTGVKPYACSMCDMRFIQRNHLERHSLTHTGEKPFACDMCDMRFIQRYHLERHKRVHSGEKPYQCERCQQNFSRTDRLLRHRRLCQGRNVAKVENQPCCEPRPYAQEPPPAPPTWSPLHPPPGRLAV
- the znf740a gene encoding gastrula zinc finger protein XlCGF57.1 isoform X28, whose protein sequence is MSHLPSSSVRDHMKWAGLLGCEAVLSSMALMQASSMAAPPKKMMAPLGHVPQQREGHDRGPQSHMILPSGMSCPPLLIRKEGEYQAPRLLDEKEMRANEDMQQKKKNRKSVTPCKVREQEGRGGKGTGGDENGPSSKVQKNFICDHCYGAFRSGYHLKRHILIHTGEKPYACAICDMRFIQRYHLERHSLIHTGVKPYACSMCDMRFFQRYHLERHRLTHTGVKPYACSMCDMRFFQRYHLARHTLTHTGVKPYACSMCDMRFFQRYHLARHSLTHTGVKPYACTMCDMRFIQRYQLERHSLTHTGVKPYACTMCDKRFFQRYHLARHSLTHMGVKPYACTMCDMKFFQRYHLARHSLTHTGVKPYACTMCDKRFFQRYHLARHSLTHLGVKPFACTMCDMRFVQRYHLARHSLTHTGVKPYACTMCDKRFFQRYHLARHSLTHLGVKPFACPMCDMRFVQRYHLARHSLTHTGVKPYACSMCDMRFIQRNHLERHSLTHTGEKPFACDMCDMRFIQRYHLERHKRVHSGEKPYQCERCQQNFSRTDRLLRHRRLCQGRNVAKVENQPCCEPRPYAQEPPPAPPTWSPLHPPPGRLAV